From Geomonas agri, one genomic window encodes:
- a CDS encoding DegT/DnrJ/EryC1/StrS family aminotransferase translates to MRIKRILPPAAVPIKIREILIAIVRVLFGKKTIESFESELKEYYQVRHVFLLSSGKAALTVILLALRELMPERDEVLIPAYTCYSVPAAVQKAGLKIRVCDIDPLTFDFDWTRVEEAFESQRLLCAVSIHLFGLPADVERLKKKAAQCGVVIIEDAAQAMGGEVGGKKIGTLGDVALFSLGRGKALSTVSGGIILTGNGRLGDAVARVVRELPREGWTDFLATFCYALALSLLVRPCLFWLPRALPFLRLGETVFDPGFAIKRLGPFQAGLAQGWQEKLVWLRGARLKHAAYLEGAGVPAPAALKGALPNLIRFPVLVDGARRQRLIEKSEEKGLGVASVYPEAVIGISELKGALAGGPAPKAEQVAQSLVSFPVHPYVTEQDLERLAELFRSSGADGGGR, encoded by the coding sequence ATGCGTATTAAACGAATTTTGCCTCCTGCTGCAGTACCAATAAAAATACGTGAAATATTAATTGCAATAGTCCGAGTACTATTTGGCAAAAAAACTATAGAGAGTTTTGAATCTGAACTGAAAGAATATTATCAAGTGAGACACGTTTTCCTTCTGTCTTCTGGAAAAGCTGCTTTGACTGTCATTCTGTTAGCTTTGCGAGAGTTGATGCCGGAGCGTGATGAAGTACTGATCCCTGCATACACGTGTTACTCCGTGCCAGCTGCAGTTCAGAAAGCAGGGTTGAAGATCCGGGTATGTGACATTGACCCGCTTACTTTTGATTTCGACTGGACTCGGGTTGAAGAAGCTTTTGAGAGCCAGCGGCTTCTCTGTGCGGTTTCCATTCACCTTTTTGGGCTGCCTGCTGATGTCGAACGCCTTAAGAAAAAGGCCGCGCAGTGCGGAGTTGTCATCATCGAGGATGCTGCCCAAGCGATGGGGGGGGAGGTCGGCGGGAAGAAAATCGGCACCCTTGGCGACGTCGCCCTTTTTAGCCTTGGGCGCGGCAAGGCCCTCTCCACCGTTTCCGGTGGGATCATCCTGACAGGAAACGGGCGCCTGGGTGACGCGGTGGCGCGGGTGGTCCGGGAGTTGCCGCGCGAAGGGTGGACCGATTTTCTGGCGACCTTCTGCTACGCGCTCGCGCTCTCCCTGCTGGTTCGCCCCTGTCTCTTCTGGCTGCCCAGGGCGCTTCCCTTTCTGAGGCTGGGGGAGACCGTGTTCGACCCCGGCTTCGCGATTAAGCGGCTGGGCCCTTTCCAGGCGGGGCTCGCCCAGGGATGGCAGGAGAAGCTCGTTTGGCTGCGCGGGGCGCGCCTTAAACATGCCGCATACCTGGAGGGGGCGGGGGTGCCGGCGCCGGCAGCGCTCAAGGGGGCGCTGCCCAACCTGATCAGGTTCCCGGTGCTCGTCGATGGGGCAAGGAGGCAACGCTTGATCGAGAAAAGCGAGGAGAAGGGGCTGGGGGTGGCGTCGGTCTACCCCGAGGCGGTGATCGGGATTTCCGAACTTAAGGGGGCGCTTGCGGGAGGTCCGGCCCCCAAGGCCGAGCAGGTGGCGCAAAGCCTCGTCTCGTTCCCCGTGCACCCCTACGTGACGGAGCAGGACCTTGAGCGCCTCGCGGAGCTGTTCCGGTCATCGGGTGCAGACGGGGGCGGCAGGTGA
- a CDS encoding carboxylate--amine ligase gives MNVLVTDGENRSSLAVTRSLGRAGCAVFVSAARHNTISSCSRFCRKAFCVPDPISAPAEYVKAILQLVKTEYIDVLIPMTEQSIYCLNDHRRAFPEKMTLACTSSDQMKLISNKKNLFELASSLQVPIPETIHVDSAESFFEQEPHIEQFPVVVKPAYSKLYSDNKIISSGVMYASNFPELRQLYKTKEILHHPSLIQEMIPGEGTGLFTLFDSDRHLALFSHRRLLEKPPSGGVSVLSESVKLDENMVLYAQKLLGAVGWRGVAMVEFKRDSRDGIPKLMEINGRFWGSLQLAVSCGVDFPALCLDYYLGKKPLETVAHYAIGRKLRWFLGMLDHVLIRIKRHDSIVNIPPGTLALNEVIAQLLFVGENTYSDVFDKRDLGPFFNELKCYFADFAR, from the coding sequence ATGAATGTCCTAGTTACTGATGGAGAAAACAGATCATCTCTTGCCGTCACCCGCTCCCTTGGCAGGGCTGGTTGTGCTGTTTTCGTGTCCGCCGCCCGACACAACACTATTTCTTCTTGTTCGAGGTTCTGTCGCAAAGCGTTCTGTGTCCCTGATCCCATATCAGCACCAGCTGAGTACGTTAAAGCCATCCTCCAATTGGTTAAAACAGAATACATAGACGTGCTCATTCCCATGACTGAGCAGTCTATTTACTGTCTGAACGATCATAGACGCGCGTTCCCTGAGAAGATGACATTAGCCTGCACTTCATCGGATCAAATGAAGTTGATCTCCAACAAGAAGAATCTCTTTGAACTAGCCTCGTCATTACAAGTTCCGATACCTGAAACCATTCATGTGGATTCTGCGGAAAGTTTCTTTGAGCAGGAACCTCATATCGAACAGTTCCCGGTGGTAGTGAAGCCAGCATACTCAAAACTGTACAGCGATAACAAGATCATTTCCTCAGGCGTCATGTATGCTTCTAATTTTCCTGAATTGAGGCAGTTGTATAAGACAAAGGAGATTCTGCATCATCCATCCTTAATTCAGGAAATGATTCCGGGGGAGGGAACCGGGCTTTTCACACTCTTTGATTCAGACCGACACTTAGCCCTTTTTTCGCACCGACGTCTTTTGGAAAAACCTCCATCCGGTGGCGTGAGCGTTCTCAGCGAGAGCGTAAAGTTGGATGAGAACATGGTGTTATATGCTCAAAAGCTATTGGGAGCCGTTGGCTGGAGGGGCGTTGCCATGGTCGAATTCAAAAGGGATAGTCGGGATGGCATTCCGAAACTTATGGAGATAAATGGCCGGTTCTGGGGATCACTTCAACTGGCGGTATCCTGCGGTGTCGACTTCCCGGCTCTTTGTTTGGACTACTATCTTGGGAAGAAGCCTCTGGAAACGGTGGCCCATTACGCTATCGGTCGCAAGTTGCGATGGTTCTTGGGGATGCTGGATCACGTGCTTATTCGTATTAAGAGGCACGATAGCATTGTTAATATACCTCCAGGAACTCTAGCCTTGAACGAAGTCATTGCCCAATTGCTGTTTGTGGGAGAAAATACCTATTCTGATGTATTTGACAAAAGAGACCTCGGGCCATTTTTTAATGAGCTGAAGTGCTATTTCGCCGACTTTGCCCGCTGA
- a CDS encoding glycosyltransferase family 4 protein: MLIYIFAEHYPNPYKPQFDTEFAFLLRQGHDIKIFVTGSYMSTIHPRVREYKLDEKILLFPTTLKTLPKFSKLLVKVVLTAPKRSLKRAISVWKPKDSVKSNMLRTARAMLLPGRHPQLCYIHNIVTAEYVDFLRNVYPDARHAMYFHGGEVGGVRRVTRDVELFGAMDVVFTNTHFSMGQAVDRGCPPERVVPLPVGFDISDYPAQRDKKYRPEGILRLISIGRLSHEKGIIFALEGVALLINEGQKNIRYTIVGRGLEERMLKEYVKANSLEDYVTFSGEKDKAGVVNLLSESDVLLLPSVMTDTWAETQAAVVQEAMFMEVIVVGTRAGGVPESTADVMKEFSVPVGNADAIASAIKIILALPEEKIRSICKEAREFAVKKFDINHIGVIFLEKSMSKQRTVE, encoded by the coding sequence ATGTTAATTTATATTTTTGCTGAACATTATCCGAATCCATATAAACCTCAATTTGACACTGAGTTTGCATTTTTATTGCGGCAGGGGCACGATATTAAGATATTTGTGACTGGCTCTTATATGAGCACAATACACCCACGAGTTCGGGAATATAAATTAGATGAGAAAATTTTGTTATTTCCTACTACGTTGAAGACCCTTCCAAAGTTTTCGAAACTCCTTGTTAAGGTTGTTTTGACTGCACCGAAAAGAAGTTTAAAGCGGGCTATATCTGTTTGGAAACCAAAGGATTCTGTGAAGTCCAATATGCTCAGGACAGCTCGAGCCATGCTTCTCCCTGGGCGCCATCCCCAGTTATGCTACATTCATAACATAGTAACGGCTGAATATGTTGATTTCCTGCGTAACGTTTATCCTGATGCCCGTCATGCAATGTACTTTCATGGTGGAGAGGTTGGTGGGGTGCGACGCGTAACCCGTGACGTAGAACTTTTCGGAGCCATGGACGTTGTCTTTACTAACACCCACTTCAGTATGGGGCAAGCCGTAGATCGGGGATGCCCTCCTGAGCGGGTTGTCCCGCTTCCGGTCGGCTTTGACATTTCGGATTATCCGGCACAAAGAGATAAGAAGTATCGACCGGAAGGAATTCTGCGGTTGATTTCTATCGGCCGCCTGAGCCACGAAAAAGGGATCATCTTTGCCCTAGAGGGAGTGGCCCTTCTTATCAACGAGGGACAAAAAAACATCAGGTATACCATCGTGGGGCGGGGACTTGAGGAGAGGATGCTCAAGGAGTACGTGAAAGCAAACTCCCTGGAAGATTACGTTACTTTCTCAGGAGAAAAGGACAAGGCCGGTGTTGTGAACCTGTTGAGTGAATCGGATGTGTTGCTTCTCCCCAGTGTGATGACGGATACTTGGGCAGAGACACAAGCTGCAGTTGTACAAGAGGCGATGTTCATGGAAGTAATCGTTGTGGGTACTAGAGCAGGAGGCGTCCCGGAATCCACTGCAGATGTCATGAAAGAATTCTCGGTGCCCGTGGGTAATGCTGATGCAATAGCCTCTGCCATAAAAATTATACTTGCGCTTCCAGAAGAGAAGATCCGTAGCATCTGCAAAGAGGCACGCGAATTTGCTGTCAAGAAGTTCGATATTAATCATATCGGCGTTATTTTTCTTGAGAAGTCAATGTCAAAACAGCGAACAGTGGAGTAG
- a CDS encoding glycosyltransferase family protein yields MRVLYLVLNPKADEMFNKISAGELPSDRMYGIPELKKLGYDVNFKCIRPQGFFRDTIKLFNNYLSLNLTDIKSIRNIVNCDVVVVNGPFCSMVTLWCLLINKKLVYLDSIMRIPKNILRRIIYKFNILFSSGVVVYSNHQIQKCASDLRIPSNKFELIPFTIDVAFYKKITEKESVGTPFVLAVGRDLGRDYRTLIKAMDGLGVKLKLVTLPYLLHNIDVEKDWIEVLKDISYEDLCQLYKNSLFVVIPLKKWGTDYSSGIRGLLEAVALGKKVIATRSIPLIEYIDDVDLVTYVESENESGLRCNIINFLNNKNELMHSNTGVAVVEKKYDVNVFATAFARYLQRLCDGT; encoded by the coding sequence ATGCGCGTTCTGTATTTAGTTTTAAACCCAAAAGCAGATGAGATGTTCAATAAAATATCTGCAGGAGAGTTACCATCAGATCGAATGTACGGTATCCCTGAGTTAAAAAAACTAGGGTACGATGTTAATTTCAAATGTATCCGTCCTCAAGGCTTCTTTAGAGACACAATAAAACTATTTAATAATTATTTATCTTTAAATTTAACAGATATTAAATCGATTAGAAATATTGTTAACTGTGATGTTGTTGTAGTTAATGGACCTTTTTGCAGCATGGTAACTCTTTGGTGCTTACTTATCAATAAAAAATTAGTTTACCTTGACTCAATAATGAGAATTCCTAAAAATATTTTACGGAGAATTATTTATAAGTTTAATATCTTATTCTCGTCTGGTGTTGTTGTTTACTCTAATCATCAAATTCAAAAATGTGCGTCTGACTTGAGGATACCTTCAAATAAATTTGAACTTATCCCCTTTACGATAGATGTAGCATTTTACAAAAAAATCACCGAGAAGGAGTCTGTCGGTACCCCCTTTGTCCTAGCTGTTGGGAGAGACTTGGGAAGGGATTATCGCACACTTATAAAGGCTATGGATGGCCTTGGTGTCAAGTTGAAGCTGGTCACCTTGCCTTACCTTCTCCACAATATTGATGTAGAAAAAGATTGGATAGAAGTACTAAAAGATATTTCTTATGAAGATCTCTGCCAATTGTACAAGAATTCACTTTTTGTGGTTATTCCATTGAAAAAATGGGGTACTGACTATTCTTCTGGAATAAGGGGATTGTTGGAAGCAGTGGCTCTGGGAAAAAAAGTAATAGCAACTCGATCTATACCTCTTATAGAGTATATTGATGATGTTGATTTGGTGACATATGTGGAATCAGAAAATGAATCCGGCTTAAGATGTAATATAATAAATTTTCTAAATAATAAAAATGAGTTGATGCACAGTAATACTGGAGTTGCAGTTGTTGAGAAAAAGTATGATGTAAATGTGTTTGCCACAGCTTTTGCTCGCTACCTACAACGTTTGTGCGATGGTACTTAA
- the xrtA gene encoding exosortase A translates to MALVRNDKIKLALLLGLWFLVFYPIVPEMVKDWSDHSDNNHGFLVPLIAIYLIWQKKAELSPAEIDSSRWGAVVLVAGLALFLLSFAGGVAFPARVAMVISLFGLLWYCTGSAWIRLLAFPVLFLLFMIPVPISVIGLVSMPLQLMATKLSAKIIEYCSIPVYREGNMLYFVGTQLEVAEACSGVRSIMSLTMLGAIFAYMSQASWGRRVVLVLAAVPIAMTANIIRITGTGILANFFGDRVARGFLHEFSGIMVFVFGLAVLGGLYSLLNRKKVA, encoded by the coding sequence ATGGCACTAGTGCGCAACGACAAGATCAAGCTGGCTCTTTTGCTCGGCCTGTGGTTCCTCGTCTTCTATCCCATCGTGCCCGAGATGGTCAAGGACTGGTCCGACCATTCCGACAACAACCACGGTTTCCTGGTGCCGCTCATCGCCATCTACCTCATCTGGCAGAAAAAGGCCGAGCTTTCACCCGCAGAAATCGACTCCTCGAGGTGGGGTGCCGTGGTCCTCGTGGCCGGCCTGGCCTTATTCCTGCTGAGCTTTGCGGGCGGCGTCGCCTTCCCGGCGCGGGTCGCCATGGTGATCTCGCTTTTCGGCCTTCTCTGGTACTGCACTGGGAGCGCGTGGATCAGGCTTCTGGCCTTTCCCGTGCTGTTCCTGCTCTTCATGATCCCGGTGCCGATCTCCGTGATTGGCCTTGTTTCCATGCCTTTGCAGCTCATGGCCACTAAGCTGTCCGCGAAGATCATCGAGTACTGCTCCATCCCGGTGTACCGGGAGGGGAACATGCTCTACTTCGTCGGCACCCAGCTTGAGGTTGCCGAGGCTTGCAGCGGGGTGCGCTCCATCATGTCCCTCACCATGCTGGGGGCCATCTTCGCCTACATGTCGCAGGCGTCGTGGGGGCGGCGCGTCGTCCTTGTGCTGGCCGCGGTACCCATCGCCATGACCGCCAACATCATCAGGATCACTGGTACCGGCATCCTGGCCAACTTCTTCGGTGACCGGGTTGCCCGCGGCTTTCTGCACGAGTTCTCCGGGATCATGGTCTTCGTCTTCGGCCTTGCCGTTCTCGGGGGGCTTTATTCGCTTTTGAACAGGAAAAAGGTGGCATGA
- a CDS encoding glycosyltransferase family 4 protein: MNPIPKSNILLVANYKSDVGFAWWLMENFWAQIADSFSDVASTILLYPEIDIVPDVIKNAPIKLMQHDFSDRSFSSIRSLVRIIKDNSIDFVYLTDKKYLDWVYLLLRIYGVHVIVNHDHLPGERTKVGLVKKLAKKAIHVLGLFSCDWYIGVSRFVMNRMMETACVPASKCTYIHNGIRLFDDSKTSYAYECFGIDKRAKIIVSTGRATYYKGIDFLIKCAKRLKEEPGTEEFFFLHIGDGPDLEKFKLLALEMEVADRFLFAGFRTDITKILPSCEIGIQASLGEAFSLSILEYMCAGLVTIVPDNCGNSEAVKDGENGFLFVPGDIDSAVEKIFRAITDNELATALKKAARATVERHFNLEICNKSLIANLRRVWGAHLPSLPEGSGVDVERT; this comes from the coding sequence ATGAATCCGATTCCTAAATCAAACATACTGCTTGTCGCCAATTACAAATCAGATGTCGGCTTTGCTTGGTGGCTGATGGAGAATTTCTGGGCCCAGATTGCTGATTCCTTTTCTGATGTAGCTTCTACGATACTCCTCTATCCTGAGATCGACATTGTTCCTGATGTAATAAAAAATGCTCCAATTAAATTGATGCAACATGATTTTTCCGACCGCAGTTTCAGTTCGATACGGTCTTTGGTGCGAATTATAAAGGACAATTCCATTGATTTTGTATATTTGACAGATAAGAAATATCTCGATTGGGTATATCTTTTGCTGCGGATATATGGAGTACATGTAATTGTTAATCATGACCATCTTCCTGGCGAACGAACAAAGGTTGGCTTGGTAAAGAAGTTGGCTAAAAAAGCCATTCACGTTTTAGGTTTATTTTCTTGTGATTGGTATATAGGTGTTTCCCGATTCGTCATGAATAGAATGATGGAAACTGCCTGCGTTCCCGCCAGTAAATGTACCTACATTCATAACGGTATAAGGTTATTTGATGATTCTAAAACATCTTATGCTTATGAGTGTTTCGGAATTGACAAAAGGGCTAAAATAATAGTTTCCACCGGTAGGGCTACCTACTACAAAGGCATCGATTTTCTGATCAAGTGTGCAAAACGGCTTAAAGAAGAACCTGGGACGGAGGAATTTTTTTTCCTCCATATCGGGGATGGACCGGATCTCGAGAAATTCAAACTGCTTGCGCTGGAGATGGAGGTTGCCGATCGTTTCCTCTTCGCCGGTTTTCGCACCGATATAACAAAGATATTGCCCTCGTGCGAAATAGGGATTCAGGCTTCCCTGGGAGAGGCTTTTTCTCTGTCAATCCTTGAGTACATGTGCGCAGGACTTGTCACGATCGTCCCGGATAACTGCGGCAACTCTGAAGCGGTGAAGGATGGCGAGAACGGTTTTCTTTTTGTACCAGGGGACATTGACTCAGCTGTCGAGAAGATTTTCAGAGCAATCACTGATAATGAGCTTGCAACAGCCTTAAAGAAGGCGGCAAGGGCAACTGTTGAGCGTCATTTCAATCTCGAGATTTGCAACAAATCTCTGATCGCGAATCTCCGGCGAGTGTGGGGTGCGCATTTACCATCATTACCGGAAGGCAGTGGCGTAGATGTAGAACGGACCTAA
- a CDS encoding exosortase C-terminal domain/associated protein EpsI, with the protein MMRNASFITALVLLVLTGAVSSLLAYRSVPIVVATNLEKLPMEIDGYHAIEDTFPESVYKELNADKHLYRHYWDADGSVIDLYIGYYGTAKGGRTGHNPYACLPGAGIAIVEAKDAFLPAKGGAGRVKVNYILARNEYNIMMLHWYQTAGSKVMSSGLKQNVERFVGRVINNRNDGAFVRVSSTVSDKDFPGGKQKLERFAAKVLDLLPQYWPIER; encoded by the coding sequence ATGATGCGCAACGCCAGCTTCATAACCGCACTGGTCCTGCTGGTTCTGACCGGAGCCGTCAGCAGCCTGCTGGCCTACCGTTCCGTTCCGATCGTGGTTGCCACCAACCTGGAGAAGCTCCCCATGGAGATCGACGGCTACCATGCCATCGAGGACACCTTCCCCGAGTCGGTCTACAAGGAGCTGAACGCGGACAAGCACCTCTACCGTCACTACTGGGACGCCGATGGCAGCGTCATCGACCTCTATATCGGCTACTACGGGACAGCCAAAGGGGGGCGGACCGGGCACAACCCCTACGCCTGCCTGCCCGGCGCGGGCATCGCGATCGTGGAGGCGAAGGACGCCTTCCTGCCGGCGAAGGGAGGAGCCGGGCGTGTGAAGGTCAATTACATTCTCGCGCGCAACGAGTACAACATCATGATGCTGCACTGGTACCAGACCGCTGGCAGTAAGGTGATGTCCTCTGGCCTTAAGCAGAACGTCGAGCGCTTTGTTGGCAGGGTGATCAACAACCGGAACGACGGGGCCTTTGTCAGGGTGAGTTCGACGGTTTCTGACAAGGATTTCCCGGGGGGGAAGCAGAAACTTGAGAGGTTTGCCGCTAAGGTTCTCGATCTCTTACCTCAGTACTGGCCGATAGAACGCTAA
- a CDS encoding ABC transporter ATP-binding protein — MFNIAAKIHALLTKEERRRFIFLVLFMIVMGLIDVAGIASIMPFMAVVANPKVIETNVYLSWAYHGFGFTSTTRFLISLGFVVFFTLLASNAMKAFVLYFELNFVHLRLYSLSRRLLESYLNQPYVYFLGQNTAVLSKNILQEVSKFCHEVLRPCTQIFSRAVAATFIICLLLAVDPVLALTIVSVLGGAYSVIYVIIQRKLARIGAERFRANEERSKIASEAFGGIKDVKMLHCDGFFLDRFSLQALKAETKMVGYGLMSQLPSYIMEVTAFGGILIIVLYFLFVRDFESTLPVIALYAFAGVRLMPALQGIFSALTILRFNLPIVDSLHRDLTATPVVPIGPKGAISAMKFEKAITLSSIVFSYPGAGMPVIKGLDLTIEKNASIGLVGGTGSGKTTLVDVILGLLLPASGSLLVDGVAVTPDNVEKWHRNLGYVPQHIYLCDDTVAANIAFGVPPDKIAVDAVQRAAMIANLHDFVVNELPLGYETVVGERGVRLSGGQRQRIGIARALYQDPEVLIMDEATSALDGATENAVMQGLHNLLGKKTIVTIAHRFTTLKECDVIYVIDKGRIVEQGTYAQLSSFSQRFQAMARSVKN; from the coding sequence ATGTTTAACATAGCAGCAAAGATACACGCCCTCTTGACCAAGGAGGAGCGCAGGAGATTTATCTTTCTGGTCCTCTTCATGATCGTAATGGGACTGATCGACGTCGCCGGAATAGCCTCGATCATGCCGTTCATGGCCGTGGTGGCCAACCCTAAGGTGATTGAGACCAACGTCTACCTTTCCTGGGCCTATCATGGCTTCGGTTTCACCTCGACTACCCGATTTCTCATCAGTCTCGGCTTCGTGGTCTTCTTCACCCTCTTGGCCAGCAACGCAATGAAGGCTTTCGTGCTGTACTTCGAACTGAACTTCGTTCACCTACGTCTGTACAGTCTTTCCCGCCGACTGCTCGAAAGTTACCTCAATCAGCCGTATGTGTATTTCCTTGGGCAGAATACAGCAGTGCTGAGCAAGAACATACTGCAGGAGGTCTCCAAGTTCTGCCATGAGGTCCTGAGGCCCTGTACCCAGATCTTCTCAAGGGCGGTGGCAGCAACCTTCATCATCTGCCTTTTGCTTGCGGTCGATCCGGTGCTGGCCCTCACCATCGTCTCCGTACTGGGGGGCGCCTACTCGGTCATCTACGTGATCATCCAGCGAAAGCTTGCCCGGATAGGGGCAGAGCGGTTCAGGGCGAATGAGGAGCGTTCTAAAATCGCCAGTGAGGCTTTTGGCGGCATCAAGGATGTCAAGATGCTTCACTGCGACGGGTTTTTTCTGGACCGCTTCTCCCTGCAAGCCCTTAAGGCTGAGACGAAGATGGTGGGCTACGGTTTGATGTCGCAGCTTCCCAGCTACATCATGGAGGTAACGGCTTTCGGCGGCATTCTCATCATTGTCTTATATTTCCTCTTTGTCAGGGACTTCGAAAGCACCTTGCCAGTGATAGCGCTCTATGCCTTCGCCGGTGTGCGGCTTATGCCGGCTCTGCAGGGGATTTTTTCAGCGCTTACTATCCTGCGCTTCAACCTGCCGATCGTGGACAGTCTGCATCGGGACCTAACAGCCACGCCTGTAGTTCCGATCGGCCCAAAGGGGGCCATTTCCGCCATGAAGTTTGAAAAGGCGATAACCTTGTCCTCTATAGTTTTCAGCTATCCCGGTGCTGGGATGCCCGTGATAAAAGGACTCGACCTAACCATAGAAAAGAATGCTTCCATTGGTCTCGTCGGGGGGACTGGTTCGGGCAAGACAACGCTGGTGGATGTTATCCTCGGTCTGCTCCTCCCTGCATCTGGTTCCCTCTTGGTCGATGGGGTGGCCGTAACTCCTGACAACGTTGAAAAATGGCACAGGAACTTAGGTTACGTTCCGCAGCACATCTACCTCTGTGACGACACTGTTGCAGCAAACATCGCTTTTGGCGTGCCACCCGATAAGATTGCCGTAGATGCGGTACAGCGAGCGGCTATGATCGCCAACTTGCACGACTTCGTCGTCAACGAACTCCCGCTAGGATACGAAACCGTGGTTGGTGAGAGGGGGGTTCGTCTGAGTGGAGGTCAGCGGCAGCGTATCGGGATAGCCCGTGCCCTCTATCAGGACCCCGAGGTCCTGATCATGGACGAAGCCACTAGTGCACTTGATGGCGCCACTGAAAACGCTGTTATGCAGGGGCTGCACAATCTTCTGGGAAAGAAGACCATAGTGACCATAGCCCATCGATTCACGACTTTGAAAGAGTGTGATGTGATCTACGTCATTGACAAAGGCCGGATCGTTGAGCAGGGAACATACGCGCAACTGTCTTCTTTCTCTCAGAGGTTTCAGGCTATGGCTAGGTCAGTTAAAAACTAA
- a CDS encoding glycosyltransferase translates to MINVLHLTNSLNYGGLERVVIDICRHLDKSQFRPMVACIRWKGPQAELLADQGIPVVVLKNRSSFMPKHSTFLELKKVIKENHIDIIHSHNTGPLLDAIAARFVSISFPKIVHTDHNRVKWPDKSKYMFFERIASRVVSSFVAVSEDAKNNLVFFEKIPADVIKVVDNGISVEAFQQFIGTADVTKRELDLQRFKYVIGGCAVLRKQKGITYLLQAMPEIIKEVPSVCCVIGGHGTEREALEALVSELGIEEHVRFIGPRDDVEKILPIYDVFVLPSESEGLPLSLLEAMAAKRCIVATSVGAVPKALEDGRCGILVPPKDSEAISAAVVHLLKSPEDRNRFSFKAFRCVNENYSASAMAMAYAEIYKRSLGANLYGGFPCGRGKVER, encoded by the coding sequence ATGATTAACGTTCTTCACTTGACCAACTCCCTGAATTATGGTGGCCTCGAGCGCGTTGTAATCGATATTTGTCGGCACCTCGACAAGTCTCAGTTCAGGCCTATGGTAGCCTGTATCAGGTGGAAGGGGCCGCAAGCGGAACTACTTGCCGATCAGGGCATTCCCGTGGTGGTGTTGAAAAATAGATCTTCTTTCATGCCAAAGCACTCTACTTTCCTTGAATTAAAAAAAGTAATCAAGGAAAACCACATTGATATCATTCATAGTCATAATACTGGGCCGCTTCTTGACGCCATAGCGGCACGGTTTGTCTCTATTTCTTTTCCAAAAATCGTGCACACAGATCACAATAGAGTGAAATGGCCCGATAAATCCAAATATATGTTTTTTGAGCGCATCGCCTCGAGAGTCGTTTCCTCGTTTGTTGCTGTTTCCGAGGATGCCAAAAACAATCTTGTCTTTTTTGAGAAAATTCCTGCAGACGTTATAAAGGTTGTAGACAACGGTATTTCTGTCGAGGCCTTCCAGCAGTTTATTGGAACTGCTGATGTCACGAAGCGTGAACTCGACCTTCAAAGATTTAAGTATGTAATAGGGGGGTGTGCGGTACTTAGAAAGCAAAAAGGCATCACCTACCTGCTTCAGGCGATGCCCGAGATCATAAAGGAGGTACCAAGTGTTTGCTGCGTAATCGGTGGGCATGGCACCGAGCGTGAGGCTCTTGAGGCTCTGGTTTCAGAACTAGGAATAGAGGAACATGTTCGTTTCATAGGTCCTCGTGACGACGTTGAGAAGATTTTGCCGATCTATGATGTTTTTGTCCTGCCCTCTGAATCAGAAGGTCTCCCTCTTTCACTTTTGGAGGCAATGGCGGCAAAGAGATGTATCGTGGCAACCTCTGTAGGTGCTGTTCCTAAGGCCCTTGAAGATGGCAGATGTGGGATTCTCGTGCCACCTAAAGATTCTGAAGCAATATCTGCCGCTGTTGTTCATTTGCTGAAGTCGCCCGAAGACAGAAATAGGTTTTCCTTCAAAGCGTTTCGATGCGTCAATGAGAACTACAGCGCCTCAGCAATGGCAATGGCTTATGCAGAAATTTATAAGCGGTCACTTGGAGCAAACCTCTACGGCGGCTTTCCGTGCGGGAGAGGAAAAGTCGAAAGGTAA